From Sporosarcina sp. Marseille-Q4943, the proteins below share one genomic window:
- a CDS encoding helix-turn-helix domain-containing protein, protein MNIGSILKYYRMKNNLTQAELSNGVCSISHLSKIESNKYIPHTETINELFKRMGIEWEREVDIYEYWKEKLETFIMHSVYYDLKSMEEVYKELSTKEDYLQSTDLVNRYELYKLRYYLFKRDKPRTTQQVSILKRMETSFTDYENGVSKVIYLIHDIFSQDFTAAENRLKQIEAHRERIPFMFEGELFYQKAYLLHNRAQYGRSTYFAEMAVDHFRKDNNYIRLLHAQLLLAINYTNRDFILQADSLFKTVLRNAKLMEMDELYRGALYNYSMLQNRRGLHKSAYDMLQEVKTLLEPGTDFYQAVLIHLLQTAVEEKQEIDSLLDELEGLVERKKDPYLKVQLDYFRKTKISQRELFDYCEQIAFPFLKKHDYIGEARSIAWRLANYYRSTGDYEKAGMYSLYHYDKGEKEL, encoded by the coding sequence ATGAATATCGGATCCATCCTAAAATACTACAGAATGAAAAACAATTTGACACAAGCCGAGCTCAGTAATGGCGTCTGCTCCATCTCGCATTTAAGCAAAATCGAGTCGAATAAATACATTCCCCATACCGAAACAATCAATGAACTGTTCAAACGGATGGGCATTGAATGGGAGAGAGAAGTCGATATATATGAATACTGGAAAGAGAAATTGGAAACATTCATCATGCACTCGGTCTATTACGACTTGAAATCGATGGAAGAGGTATACAAAGAGCTTTCCACGAAAGAAGACTACTTGCAATCGACAGATTTGGTGAACCGGTATGAGCTCTATAAATTGCGTTATTATTTATTCAAACGGGACAAGCCCCGCACTACGCAGCAAGTATCCATCTTGAAACGGATGGAAACGTCATTCACAGATTATGAAAATGGTGTATCCAAAGTTATTTACCTTATACACGACATCTTCTCCCAAGACTTTACGGCTGCTGAGAATCGCCTAAAACAAATTGAAGCACACCGTGAAAGGATTCCTTTCATGTTCGAAGGGGAGCTGTTTTATCAAAAAGCGTATTTGCTTCACAACAGAGCACAATACGGAAGATCGACATACTTCGCGGAAATGGCCGTCGACCACTTCCGGAAAGACAACAATTACATCCGCCTGCTTCACGCACAGCTTCTATTGGCCATCAATTATACGAACCGTGATTTCATCCTACAAGCAGACAGCTTGTTCAAAACGGTTCTCCGCAATGCGAAGTTGATGGAGATGGATGAGTTGTATCGGGGGGCGCTCTACAATTATTCGATGTTACAAAATAGGAGAGGGCTTCATAAATCAGCATATGACATGTTGCAAGAAGTAAAGACGCTGTTGGAGCCGGGCACCGATTTTTATCAAGCAGTCCTTATTCATTTATTGCAAACAGCCGTTGAGGAAAAACAAGAAATCGATTCGCTGCTTGATGAATTGGAAGGATTAGTAGAAAGGAAAAAAGACCCATATTTAAAGGTACAGTTAGATTACTTTAGAAAGACTAAAATTTCCCAACGAGAACTTTTTGACTATTGTGAACAAATAGCATTCCCTTTTCTGAAGAAACATGATTATATAGGGGAAGCAAGAAGTATTGCCTGGAGATTGGCAAACTATTACCGATCTACCGGCGACTACGAAAAAGCAGGGATGTATAGTTTGTATCATTATGATAAGGGGGAGAAGGAATTATGA
- a CDS encoding S8 family peptidase: MKKPLKVLAAIAITASMLVPAGSAFAKDDFRDFKEEQMKQRGETFRVLITAKNEQELQQLQQSYELRNAFDGHSYTTDVTAKEFEALQNIPHITVEKVEVLSIQIDPASLTVNDEMEAAAASQSVPWGIKAIYNDSNLTYTTGGSNVKIAVLDTGVNVNHNDLYYNSEQCKDFTQSSPLVNNSCTDRNGHGTHVAGTALGEGGDDRRGVYGVAPNAKLWAYKVLNDSGNGYADDIANAIRHAADQAYSQQAKVVINMSLGSNGESSLITNAVNYAYDRGVLVVAAAGNDGYSPGSIDYPAALPSAIAVANLENRLENGTYRVANSSSRGNNRTAGDYLIQTGDVELSAPGTSIYSTWYNGGYATISGTSMATPHVAGLAAKVWAENPSFTNVQLRSNLQNRAKSYDILGGHFAGTGDDIASGFGFARVR, encoded by the coding sequence ATGAAGAAACCATTGAAGGTGCTCGCAGCAATTGCAATTACGGCAAGTATGCTTGTTCCAGCAGGAAGCGCGTTTGCAAAGGATGATTTCCGGGATTTCAAAGAGGAGCAAATGAAGCAACGGGGCGAAACGTTCCGAGTGCTCATCACGGCGAAGAATGAACAAGAGCTGCAACAGCTTCAACAAAGCTACGAGCTTCGCAATGCATTCGACGGCCATTCCTACACGACGGACGTGACAGCGAAGGAGTTTGAGGCTTTACAGAATATACCGCATATCACTGTCGAAAAAGTGGAAGTGTTGTCTATCCAAATCGACCCGGCATCATTGACGGTGAATGATGAAATGGAAGCAGCGGCTGCGAGCCAGTCGGTTCCTTGGGGAATCAAGGCGATCTATAATGACAGTAATCTGACATATACGACAGGCGGTTCAAACGTGAAAATCGCCGTGCTCGATACAGGCGTCAATGTGAACCATAACGACTTATACTATAACTCGGAACAATGTAAGGACTTCACGCAAAGCTCGCCGCTTGTGAATAATTCTTGCACCGACCGCAACGGGCATGGCACACACGTTGCGGGGACTGCCTTGGGCGAAGGTGGAGATGACAGAAGAGGCGTTTACGGAGTGGCCCCGAATGCGAAACTGTGGGCGTATAAAGTATTGAATGACTCTGGTAACGGCTATGCGGATGACATTGCAAATGCAATCCGCCACGCGGCAGATCAGGCATATTCCCAACAGGCGAAAGTCGTCATCAACATGTCCCTCGGTTCGAACGGAGAAAGCTCATTGATCACGAATGCTGTCAACTATGCGTATGACCGCGGCGTATTAGTTGTCGCGGCAGCAGGAAACGACGGCTACTCTCCTGGTTCGATCGATTATCCGGCAGCTTTGCCGTCAGCAATCGCAGTCGCGAATCTCGAAAATCGGTTGGAAAACGGCACATACCGTGTCGCCAACTCTTCGTCCCGTGGCAATAACAGAACGGCCGGCGATTATCTTATCCAAACGGGAGATGTTGAATTGTCGGCACCCGGCACATCCATCTACTCGACTTGGTACAACGGCGGGTATGCGACAATTAGCGGTACATCCATGGCAACACCGCATGTGGCAGGATTGGCAGCGAAAGTTTGGGCGGAAAACCCAAGCTTCACAAACGTTCAGCTACGCTCCAACTTGCAAAATCGTGCGAAATCATATGATATCCTCGGCGGTCACTTCGCCGGCACAGGAGACGACATTGCATCCGGATTCGGGTTTGCAAGAGTACGTTAA
- a CDS encoding ABC transporter permease has product MLKLMQNEWMKLWHKKGTWIMVGILIIITSGMMGLMKWISTQNSNGMTREGMIQDPSSLGGTVLLLTVIVAAGIVASEFSQGTIKMLLTRPVKRWKILLSKFLTVNLFGMFLMLIGYVVYILLAIILFKSGAGESMSSWSVWNKSLYMLLLSFGSVFVTATFAFTVGSVFRSSSLAIGLSLFIYFTGSTISALLSQYEIAKYLLFTHMDLTQFETGMMLIPDLTMLFSFAVLAVYIVAFLVISFSTFVKRDVTA; this is encoded by the coding sequence TTGCTGAAGCTTATGCAAAATGAATGGATGAAGTTGTGGCATAAAAAAGGGACATGGATCATGGTCGGCATTCTGATCATCATTACTTCCGGCATGATGGGATTGATGAAATGGATCAGTACACAAAACAGTAACGGGATGACGAGGGAAGGGATGATTCAAGATCCGTCATCGTTAGGCGGTACCGTCTTATTGCTAACCGTCATCGTTGCAGCGGGCATTGTCGCTTCCGAGTTTTCGCAAGGGACGATCAAAATGCTGCTGACACGTCCCGTGAAACGGTGGAAGATTCTGTTGTCCAAATTCCTGACAGTAAATCTGTTCGGCATGTTCCTCATGCTAATCGGTTACGTTGTCTATATTCTTTTGGCGATTATCTTATTCAAATCGGGTGCAGGAGAGAGCATGTCAAGTTGGTCGGTTTGGAACAAGAGTCTCTATATGCTGCTTCTCTCATTCGGAAGCGTGTTCGTCACGGCGACATTCGCGTTTACGGTCGGCAGCGTTTTCCGGTCGAGTTCGCTTGCGATTGGCCTGTCGCTGTTCATCTATTTCACCGGCTCCACGATCAGCGCGTTGCTATCACAATATGAAATCGCGAAATACTTGCTATTCACTCATATGGACTTGACACAATTTGAAACGGGCATGATGTTAATTCCTGATTTAACGATGCTGTTCTCGTTCGCCGTATTGGCCGTTTACATCGTAGCCTTCCTCGTGATCAGCTTTTCAACGTTTGTAAAACGAGATGTTACTGCTTGA
- a CDS encoding ABC transporter ATP-binding protein yields MKPVVELKNITKTIRSKKIIDNLNLSLYPGQITGFLGPNGAGKTTTIRMMVGLMKQTGGDIVIEGVSLRDNFEEGLSKVGVIVENPEMYKFMSGYKNLVHFARMHKGVTKERIDEVVRQVGMQNRIHEKVGTYSLGMRQRLGLAQALLHRPKFLILDEPTNGLDPAGIREFRQYLRKIAETEGVSVFVSSHMLSEIELMCDRIAVIQNGKLIDIREMSEARDSFYYIEATPSEKAEQLLTIGGFTVEPFKDGLLVNAEQHQVPGLVESFIAEGLQVFAVQPHRKTLEDEFLEMTGGGQIAEAYAK; encoded by the coding sequence ATGAAACCGGTAGTGGAATTGAAGAATATAACCAAAACGATTCGAAGCAAGAAAATCATCGACAATTTGAATTTGTCGTTGTATCCGGGGCAAATCACCGGATTCCTCGGTCCGAACGGGGCAGGGAAAACGACGACGATACGAATGATGGTCGGGCTCATGAAGCAGACGGGGGGCGACATCGTCATCGAAGGTGTGTCGCTCCGTGACAACTTCGAGGAAGGCCTTTCGAAAGTCGGCGTCATCGTCGAAAACCCGGAAATGTATAAATTCATGTCAGGTTATAAGAATTTAGTACATTTCGCACGCATGCATAAAGGGGTGACGAAGGAGCGAATCGATGAAGTTGTCCGCCAAGTTGGTATGCAAAACCGGATACATGAGAAAGTTGGGACGTATTCACTTGGGATGCGCCAACGTCTTGGGCTTGCGCAGGCGCTCCTTCACCGGCCGAAGTTCCTGATTCTGGATGAACCGACGAATGGACTCGATCCTGCGGGAATCCGCGAATTCCGGCAGTATTTGCGTAAGATTGCCGAAACAGAAGGGGTGTCCGTCTTCGTTTCCAGTCATATGCTTAGCGAGATCGAGCTCATGTGCGACCGAATCGCCGTCATTCAAAACGGCAAGCTGATTGATATCCGGGAAATGTCCGAGGCACGTGATTCGTTTTATTACATTGAGGCGACGCCTTCGGAAAAAGCGGAGCAATTGCTCACGATCGGAGGATTTACGGTGGAGCCGTTTAAAGATGGATTGCTCGTGAATGCAGAGCAACATCAGGTTCCGGGCTTGGTCGAGTCGTTCATTGCCGAAGGGCTGCAAGTATTTGCGGTTCAACCGCACCGGAAGACGTTGGAGGATGAGTTCCTGGAGATGACTGGAGGTGGCCAAATTGCTGAAGCTTATGCAAAATGA
- a CDS encoding ABC transporter ATP-binding protein gives MIELKNIVKKYGSKRALQEVTVSIPRGKVIGLVGENGSGKSTLLKLMAGVLTPDSGSATFDGQPITRRIAAQVAYMSDTDDFYTYFTVQQLVDFYESQFDDFDVFKAKEILQFLNVSLDLKIKSLSKGNRGRVKIAVTLAREADAYLLDEPFSGLDPMVRDDISKGLIRFTDTERQTVIMSTHEIREVEPLLDEIIVMRGGRLIAHEAVDEIRDFYGIDATSWMVSLFKERQAEMELGK, from the coding sequence ATGATTGAATTGAAGAATATCGTGAAGAAGTATGGCAGTAAGAGGGCGTTGCAAGAAGTGACAGTATCAATTCCGCGAGGGAAGGTAATCGGTCTCGTCGGTGAAAACGGCAGTGGGAAGTCGACGTTATTGAAGCTGATGGCGGGGGTGTTGACGCCGGATTCCGGGAGTGCGACGTTCGACGGACAGCCAATTACAAGGCGGATTGCCGCCCAGGTTGCGTATATGTCTGATACAGATGATTTCTATACGTACTTCACGGTTCAGCAGCTCGTTGACTTTTATGAATCACAGTTCGATGATTTTGACGTGTTCAAAGCAAAGGAGATCTTGCAGTTCCTGAATGTGTCGCTTGATCTAAAAATCAAAAGTTTGTCGAAAGGGAACCGGGGGCGTGTGAAAATCGCAGTGACGCTTGCGCGCGAAGCCGATGCCTATTTGCTCGACGAACCGTTTTCCGGACTTGACCCGATGGTGCGGGATGATATTTCGAAAGGCCTCATCCGCTTTACAGACACGGAGCGCCAGACGGTCATCATGTCGACGCATGAGATCCGGGAAGTCGAGCCGCTATTGGATGAGATCATCGTCATGCGGGGAGGGCGGTTAATCGCCCATGAGGCGGTCGACGAAATACGGGATTTTTACGGAATTGATGCTACGAGCTGGATGGTGTCCCTGTTCAAAGAGCGGCAAGCAGAAATGGAGTTGGGAAAATGA
- a CDS encoding GntR family transcriptional regulator has translation MSIDFSPDKPIYQQLIDRILGDIMRGTLAAGEKLPSVREYAVEVGVNANTMQRVYKELEQMEVTETKRGQGSFVTEDRNRIAALRNEMKEQLVTTFLQNVAAFGFTTDEIVQCLQERGGEND, from the coding sequence ATGAGCATTGATTTTTCACCGGATAAGCCGATTTACCAGCAGCTCATCGACCGGATTTTAGGGGATATTATGCGAGGCACGCTTGCAGCGGGGGAGAAGCTGCCGTCCGTCCGGGAGTACGCAGTGGAAGTGGGCGTCAATGCAAACACGATGCAGCGCGTATACAAGGAGTTGGAGCAAATGGAGGTCACTGAGACGAAAAGGGGTCAGGGGTCGTTCGTGACAGAGGATCGGAATAGGATCGCTGCGCTTCGGAATGAAATGAAGGAGCAGCTCGTGACGACTTTCCTTCAAAACGTGGCGGCTTTCGGATTTACGACGGACGAAATTGTACAGTGTCTGCAGGAACGGGGTGGCGAGAATGATTGA
- a CDS encoding VOC family protein — protein MTEFLTGIDHIQIAAPPNSEEQAREFYGNLLGMEEIPKPENLQARGGCWFKCGAQEVHIGIQADFTPAKKAHPGFTVHALEQLQSRLESAGYKISEEPPIAGRSRFFTHDPFGNRIEFLEFA, from the coding sequence ATGACTGAATTTCTTACCGGCATCGACCATATCCAAATCGCTGCACCTCCAAACTCGGAGGAACAGGCACGCGAATTTTACGGCAATCTGCTCGGAATGGAGGAAATTCCGAAGCCCGAAAACTTGCAAGCTCGGGGCGGCTGCTGGTTCAAATGCGGCGCGCAGGAAGTCCATATTGGCATCCAAGCCGATTTCACACCAGCCAAAAAAGCGCATCCCGGCTTCACCGTACATGCGCTTGAACAATTGCAATCCCGCCTGGAATCAGCCGGGTACAAAATTTCAGAAGAACCGCCAATTGCAGGGCGTTCCCGCTTCTTTACACACGACCCGTTCGGCAACCGTATTGAGTTTCTGGAGTTTGCTTAA
- a CDS encoding acyl-CoA thioesterase, whose product MEQRPMSQSRTITTKLVLPPDTNHMQTIFGGKVLAYIDEIAAITAMKHSNKAAAVTASIDSVDFLSSAKVGDILELEAVVSSTGRTSMEVFVTVHSMDLLTGEKKLTTESFLTMVAMDENNKPTPVPGVYPETEAEKRLAETGPARRNHRKLRREIKH is encoded by the coding sequence ATGGAACAACGACCGATGAGTCAATCACGAACAATTACAACGAAACTTGTTTTACCGCCGGACACGAACCACATGCAGACGATTTTTGGTGGGAAGGTCTTGGCGTACATAGATGAAATTGCTGCCATAACGGCGATGAAACATTCGAACAAGGCTGCTGCCGTCACTGCCTCCATCGATTCGGTCGACTTCCTGTCGTCCGCGAAGGTAGGCGACATCCTTGAACTGGAAGCGGTCGTCAGCTCGACGGGGCGCACTTCAATGGAAGTGTTCGTAACGGTGCATTCGATGGATCTGTTGACGGGAGAGAAAAAGCTGACGACGGAATCATTCCTAACAATGGTTGCGATGGATGAAAACAACAAACCGACACCGGTTCCGGGCGTCTATCCGGAAACCGAAGCGGAAAAACGGTTAGCCGAAACAGGCCCCGCCCGCCGAAATCACCGGAAACTGCGCAGGGAAATTAAACATTGA
- a CDS encoding ABC transporter ATP-binding protein: MLKVEHLSKSYGRGKRRKTILHDINLSVGDGELVGIVGESGSGKSTLARLIMRLEPVDEGRMSFTGADDFYASCQIVFQNATAAMNPSWTVRDILKEPLRLMEGDRDAYISTMLGRVGLEEKHLERRPSELSGGERQRVNLLRSMLIEPKLLICDEIVSNLDRLLQKEIVELIQRLNRETGMAILFISHDLKVVQHLCDRVYVMEGGRIVEESVKQEGRFSFTHPYSLMLFE, encoded by the coding sequence TTGTTGAAAGTTGAACATCTATCGAAAAGCTATGGCAGGGGAAAACGAAGGAAGACCATTCTTCACGATATCAATTTGTCGGTAGGTGACGGTGAGCTCGTCGGAATCGTCGGAGAAAGCGGCAGCGGGAAAAGTACGTTGGCGCGGCTCATCATGCGATTGGAGCCGGTGGATGAAGGTAGGATGTCATTCACGGGAGCGGATGATTTCTATGCCTCCTGCCAAATCGTCTTCCAAAATGCAACCGCCGCCATGAATCCTTCCTGGACAGTCCGCGACATTTTGAAGGAGCCTCTTCGGTTAATGGAAGGGGATCGCGATGCGTATATCAGCACGATGCTTGGCAGGGTTGGATTAGAAGAAAAACATTTGGAAAGGCGTCCTTCAGAACTTAGCGGCGGTGAACGGCAACGGGTGAACTTGCTGCGCTCGATGCTTATAGAGCCGAAACTATTGATTTGCGATGAAATCGTATCCAATTTGGATCGTTTACTTCAAAAGGAGATTGTCGAGCTTATACAGCGGTTGAACCGGGAGACAGGTATGGCAATTCTGTTCATCTCCCATGACCTTAAGGTCGTGCAGCATTTATGCGACCGGGTGTATGTGATGGAAGGCGGTAGGATTGTGGAGGAAAGCGTGAAGCAGGAAGGACGCTTTTCATTCACACATCCTTATTCCCTCATGCTATTCGAGTGA
- a CDS encoding ABC transporter ATP-binding protein has product MLEAKDLSIDINGATVVKKSSFFIPKGKITAIIGESGSGKSMTVAAMLRMLPAGARASGEMRYKGADLLHATNDEMVALRKKEFFTIFQDALNSFNPSVKMDRQLYAFSAGRVGDDQASFRLKMKEILGRLSLSPDILDRHPFELSGGMLQRCMIACALYVEPALLIADEPTSALDKVVQKEFLKWLRLLNESGTTVLIITHDLDVVAAAADEIIVMRKGEIVETGAVANVLARPTHEYTKRLLDSRF; this is encoded by the coding sequence ATGCTTGAGGCAAAAGATTTATCGATTGACATCAATGGTGCGACTGTGGTGAAGAAAAGCTCATTTTTTATTCCGAAAGGGAAAATTACAGCGATAATCGGCGAAAGTGGCAGCGGGAAAAGCATGACGGTTGCGGCAATGCTAAGGATGTTGCCGGCAGGTGCACGCGCTTCCGGAGAAATGCGTTATAAAGGTGCCGATTTGTTGCACGCAACGAATGATGAGATGGTGGCATTGCGGAAAAAGGAGTTTTTCACGATCTTTCAAGATGCTTTGAACAGCTTTAATCCAAGCGTGAAGATGGATCGGCAGTTGTATGCATTTTCCGCAGGAAGGGTCGGGGATGATCAAGCTAGCTTCCGATTGAAAATGAAGGAGATTCTCGGAAGGCTGAGCTTGTCACCAGATATATTGGACCGGCATCCATTCGAATTGTCGGGCGGCATGCTGCAACGGTGCATGATTGCCTGCGCTTTGTATGTTGAACCAGCCTTGCTCATTGCAGATGAACCGACGTCCGCACTCGATAAAGTTGTGCAGAAGGAATTTCTGAAATGGCTCCGTCTGTTGAATGAAAGCGGGACAACCGTGTTGATCATTACCCATGATCTGGATGTCGTCGCAGCCGCTGCGGATGAAATAATCGTCATGCGGAAAGGCGAAATCGTCGAGACGGGTGCGGTTGCAAATGTCTTGGCGAGGCCGACGCATGAGTATACGAAGCGGTTGCTGGATAGCCGATTTTAG
- a CDS encoding ABC transporter permease codes for MKSRKKLVFWCSLLGLILALTLCSDLLATQPVNEMDLNAVYSPPGEGHLLGTDHLGRDVFSRLLHGGKVTLAVAGLSVAISFIIGVVYGGISGYVGGWTDSAMMRILEALISIPSLIFVLAFQAIMQGGMWGMTIIIGVTGWFTTARIVRSEFIRLKDAEYVKMAKMFGTPVWKIITGHLLRNSLPPLFVVTIFNLAGAIFIEVSLSFLGVGIPPSVPSWGNMLYNAQNDLLIGAWWIGVFPGLLIFMTILSINFIGEELKNPGRGRFHA; via the coding sequence ATGAAATCGAGGAAGAAACTTGTCTTCTGGTGCTCGCTTCTCGGCTTGATCCTCGCTTTGACCTTGTGTTCGGATCTTCTCGCAACACAACCTGTGAATGAAATGGATTTGAATGCAGTATATTCGCCTCCAGGTGAAGGCCATCTGTTAGGGACGGACCATCTAGGCCGGGATGTCTTTTCTCGTTTATTGCATGGCGGAAAAGTGACATTGGCAGTTGCGGGCTTGTCGGTAGCGATATCGTTCATTATCGGTGTTGTTTACGGAGGAATTAGCGGGTATGTCGGCGGTTGGACCGATAGTGCCATGATGCGGATATTGGAAGCGCTCATCTCAATCCCTTCCCTCATTTTCGTCTTGGCGTTCCAGGCGATCATGCAAGGCGGCATGTGGGGGATGACGATCATCATCGGCGTGACGGGCTGGTTTACGACGGCCCGGATCGTCCGCTCGGAATTCATCCGGCTGAAGGATGCGGAATATGTGAAGATGGCGAAAATGTTCGGTACACCGGTATGGAAAATCATAACGGGGCATCTGTTACGCAATAGCCTGCCACCGCTTTTCGTCGTGACAATCTTCAATTTGGCGGGAGCGATATTTATCGAAGTGTCGCTCAGTTTCCTTGGAGTCGGCATCCCTCCCTCGGTACCATCGTGGGGGAATATGCTGTACAATGCCCAAAATGATTTATTGATTGGAGCTTGGTGGATCGGGGTATTTCCTGGATTGCTAATCTTCATGACGATTCTTTCCATCAACTTTATCGGCGAAGAGTTAAAGAATCCCGGAAGGGGGCGGTTCCATGCTTGA
- a CDS encoding ABC transporter permease produces the protein MTVKWVGKRMMLGALVLFIVSFLSFFIMHASPGSSATAYYGGNAQTLTAAEKERISKAFALDRPFIVQYGAWLKETVQGNLGVSAKEGRPVATILGEKLPNTLLLFGASMLFIIIGSIWLGMTAGMRPGSLLDRGLSAFSIASSSIPAFWLGILFIYIFAVTLGILPSSGTRSLGGDGDFVDKINHLIMPVSVIVLTHVGLYARFLQESVKTEIGSYYVMAARANGVEEREIRQGVLRNAFIPYLNYLGITIPSFFGGSVIVESLFSWAGLGQMLVKSVMMKDYPLLMGGIMLTGLIVVISLFVIDVLMYMLDPKLRKGELGG, from the coding sequence ATGACCGTTAAATGGGTTGGGAAGCGCATGATGTTGGGGGCACTCGTCCTCTTCATCGTGAGCTTCCTCTCTTTTTTCATTATGCATGCAAGTCCGGGAAGCTCCGCGACGGCGTATTACGGGGGCAATGCCCAAACGTTGACCGCCGCAGAAAAAGAGCGGATCAGCAAGGCCTTTGCGCTTGATCGTCCATTTATCGTCCAATATGGGGCGTGGTTGAAGGAGACGGTGCAAGGGAATCTTGGCGTGTCCGCGAAGGAGGGCCGTCCCGTCGCTACGATTCTAGGGGAGAAGCTGCCGAATACGTTGCTGTTGTTCGGTGCATCGATGCTTTTCATTATTATCGGATCGATCTGGCTCGGGATGACAGCGGGCATGAGGCCCGGGTCGCTATTGGACAGGGGCCTGTCGGCATTCAGCATTGCATCTTCTTCCATCCCGGCGTTTTGGCTCGGGATTTTATTCATTTATATATTCGCTGTCACGCTTGGTATCTTGCCGTCGTCCGGCACGAGAAGCCTAGGAGGGGATGGCGATTTTGTTGATAAAATAAACCATCTCATCATGCCGGTGTCTGTCATCGTGTTGACGCATGTCGGCTTGTATGCACGCTTCCTACAAGAAAGTGTCAAGACTGAAATCGGAAGCTATTATGTAATGGCAGCAAGGGCGAACGGAGTGGAAGAGCGGGAAATCAGACAGGGTGTCTTACGAAATGCCTTCATCCCTTATTTAAATTATCTTGGAATAACAATCCCTTCATTTTTCGGCGGATCCGTCATTGTCGAGTCTTTATTTTCCTGGGCGGGCCTCGGCCAAATGCTCGTGAAGTCCGTCATGATGAAGGATTATCCGTTGCTGATGGGCGGCATCATGCTGACAGGCCTGATTGTCGTCATCAGCTTGTTTGTCATTGATGTACTTATGTACATGCTGGATCCGAAGCTTCGGAAAGGGGAGTTGGGTGGATGA